A DNA window from Hydractinia symbiolongicarpus strain clone_291-10 chromosome 6, HSymV2.1, whole genome shotgun sequence contains the following coding sequences:
- the LOC130647136 gene encoding alpha-1A adrenergic receptor-like translates to MATNLITKASRNITNYDKTNINTSTSVIFKVEGCLVVTVNMTLIFMILHVKKLRKKFNNIFLVNLLLCHAVVGVIAICLFEDDLVKTVLNVQHLSAVVTMLSCLSNVPVTADRFVATNWPYFYPKLTRRKSIFFCVLTWILTVILTAITLQKGLQKKVLDIVTVSFIAVMVIILILANAFIYNVVHKQIVEIKKTCVKNNTYMREDSKGVIDTQHGLDSNDEHNRKDYQQNSNTARLQAKQVRAAQICAGVVTSYCILWLPLMIHDFLKMFRIGSSFVYPGSIYPTIALFLSLSNSLVDPIIYILLNRELKTEWKKRFVNWKRRRLSSRTYNSKQ, encoded by the coding sequence ATGGCAACGAATTTAATAACAAAAGCGTCGCGAAACATAACTAATTATGATAAGACGAATATAAATACATCGACTTCTGTGATTTTTAAAGTAGAAGGCTGTCTTGTCGTTACTGTTAATATGACACTTATATTCATGATTTTACATGTTAAAAAGTTACGGAAGAaatttaataatatatttttagtaaATCTTTTATTATGTCATGCAGTTGTTGGCGTTATAGCTATCTGTTTGTTTGAAGATGATCTGGTCAAAACTGTTCTAAACGTGCAGCATTTGTCAGCAGTGGTGACAATGCTAAGCTGTTTGAGTAACGTACCAGTAACTGCCGATCGATTTGTAGCAACTAATTGGCCTTACTTTTATCCAAAACTCACTAGAAGAAAATCCATCTTTTTTTGCGTGTTAACTTGGATTTTAACAGTAATTCTGACAGCTATTACCCTCCAGAAAGGCCTTCAAAAAAAGGTTTTGGACATAGTAACCGTTAGCTTTATTGCTGTTATGGTAATTATCCTGATTCTTGCAAATGCATTCATATACAACGTTGTCCATAAGCAGATTGTGGAAATAAAGAAAACTTGCGTTAAGAATAATACATACATGAGAGAGGATAGCAAAGGTGTTATAGACACACAACATGGATTGGATAGTAATGATGAGCACAATAGAAAAGATTACCAGCAAAACTCCAACACAGCACGCTTACAGGCTAAGCAAGTACGAGCCGCACAAATCTGCGCCGGCGTTGTCACCTCCTATTGCATTCTGTGGTTACCTCTTATGATACACGACTTCCTGAAAATGTTTCGAATCGGTTCCAGTTTTGTTTATCCTGGTAGCATCTATCCCACAATAGCATTGTTTCTGTCTCTTTCAAATTCCTTAGTCGATCCTATTATTTACATTTTGTTGAATAGAGAATTAAAAACAGAATGGAAAAAACGATTTGTGAATTGGAAAAGGAGAAGATTGTCATCAAGGACTTACAATTCAAAACAATAG
- the LOC130647263 gene encoding uncharacterized protein LOC130647263, with translation MKSMVWLALLLTLSAVEFLHAQLTWEKLPVTGAAPPARKDHAMGYDGMRNRILIFGGRASNEVDVFNDTWAYDVTNKNWTKIDTTTAAPEKRFSTVYGVSNGYFYVSTGQEAENLYDDIWRFDLSTNTWKKLNPSGKKPGQIYGAGGGFYTNTSTKFYLTHGFSASVRYANTLVYDTELNHWTEIFPDKSSYSYGHPNSRCLHSGTMVAEDLLLMYGGCLSGGMTGGACPAFDSWMFSTSKQSWTHLHDCASPRTYSSLALLPMVGEQRRVVLYGGGEKNNQVLVVDKAEKDQVAIFNVNKEEWELKRASGTAPEKRVGASMVQHPEGVLMSGGIAGDETDIWILRGNSTSSDQAPKHSQTCKKPFAGIFNLVMLHGIFMVLGWGLFLQLGAFIARYFRHKNPLWFHLHRLCQITGLILALAGLICAGVSVRFDHFKFAHGGIGLFVMLVGILQPINAAIRPHVKPNEEKELKRKVWEAFHINLGRIALILAVVNISLGLLQGQAREGHHIAWHVYVALFVLAYIFMEARLIYKKVKVNGEDFEMRQK, from the exons atgaaaagcATGGTATGGTTGGCTTTGTTGTTGACACTCTCTGCGGTGGAGTTTCTACATGCACAGTTAACTTGGGAAAAACTTCCAGTAACTGGGGCTGCTCCTCCTGCGAGAAAAGATCATGCGATGGGTTACGACGGCATGCGAAACAGAATTCTAATATTCGGTGGTAGAGCGTCAAACGAAGTCGACGTTTTTAACGACACTTGGGCGTATGACGTCACCAATAAAAATTGGACGAAAATAGATACGACGACGGCAGCGCCTGAAAAACGTTTTAGCACAGTGTACGGTGTCAGCAATGGCTACTTTTATGTAAGCACTGGCCAAGAAGCAGAAAACCTTTACGATGATATCTGGCGTTTTGATCTGTCCACCAACACATGGAAAAAACTCAATCCATCTGGAAAGAAACCAGGTCAAATTTACGGAGCCGGGGGTGGTTTCTACACAAACACAAGCACAAAGTTTTATCTGACTCACGGGTTTTCGGCATCTGTTCGTTATGCCAATACTCTGGTTTACGATACGGAATTAAACCACTGGACTGAGATATTTCCAGATAAGAGCTCTTACTCGTATGGCCATCCTAACTCGAGGTGTCTTCATTCTGGCACTATGGTAGCCGAAGACTTACTTCTTATGTATGGAGGTTGCTTGAGCGGTGGGATGACAGGAGGAGCTTGTCCAGCTTTTGACTCATGGATGTTTTCAACCAGCAAACAATCGTGGACTCACCTACACGACTGTGCATCTCCTCGTACGTATTCTAGCCTTGCTCTGCTTCCAATGGTTGGCGAGCAAAGGCGAGTTGTTTTGTACGGAGGAGGCGAGAAAAATAATCAAGTTTTAGTCGTTGATAAAGCTGAGAAGGATCAAGTTGCCAtctttaatgtaaacaaagaagaaTGGGAATTAAAAAGAGCAAGTGGAACAGCTCCAGAAAAGCGAGTTGGTGCCTCGATGGTTCAACATCCAGAG GGCGTACTCATGTCTGGTGGAATAGCTGGTGACGAAACTGACATCTGGATATTAAGAGGTAATTCGACCTCAAGTGACCAAGCACCAAAGCATTCCCAAACTTGCAAGAAACCGTTCGCAGGCATTTTTAACCTAGTCATGTTGCATGGAATTTTTatggtacttggatggggctTGTTTTTGCAACTTGGTGCATTCATCGCTCGTTACTTCCGACACAAAAATCCACTTTGGTTCCACTTGCATCGCCTATGTCAAATCACCGGTCTCATTTTAGCCCTGGCGGGTTTAATTTGCGCCGGCGTATCTGTTCGCTTTGATCACTTTAAGTTCGCCCATGGAGGAATTGGATTATTTGTGATGCTTGTGGGTATCTTACAACCAATCAATGCAGCTATACGACCTCATGTAAAACCCAACGAAGAGAAGGAATTGAAACGCAAGGTATGGGAAGCCTTTCACATCAATTTAGGTAGAATTGCGTTAATCTTGGCCGTCGTGAATATATCTTTGGGCTTACTTCAAGGTCAAGCGCGCGAAGGACATCACATCGCGTGGCATGTTTATGTTGCCTTGTTTGTACTGGCGTATATTTTTATGGAAGCAAGGctgatatataaaaaagtaaaggTGAACGGTGAGGACTTTGAAATGCGACAGAAATAA
- the LOC130647255 gene encoding uncharacterized protein LOC130647255: MAGLGSACSHLAALLFKLEACARLQLNKIAVTSELCRWNQTRKCAEPELLKKINFKRPRRGDLPQETSNNKTVEQNYTVGNFHSAQFKINRNKLRELQEVMPTASFFTSVTLDDDFETQSINSQTDTADENDINCIPEPLTSLYDAESINFSPKKLKIACDRSFQLYKATYDQKSYDNMTKATSMQSLSSAWKVHRGGRITASNFHEVCHKNLNVVGKNSLLNKLMNYTTIANTPALNYGRQCENKARTQFEEIFKKEHTCGLLRFTGLHVRADIPFLGASPDALINCTCHGEGLLEIKCPYKYRNGLSGWENDKDFPLNSDMTVKEKHKYYYQMQGQMLVSNRAFCYFFIWTPPKTDDNFLMLKVEKDDNFCKNMLEKLNHYFFTVLLSEVVTRKNDVCFDNKQQHYCSCKRPCFEPMIACDNKDCATEWYHYVCVNITRAPKGAWHCPDCVQNRKETN, translated from the exons ATGGCTGG TCTTGGCTCAGCATGCAGTCATTTAGCAGCATTACTGTTTAAATTGGAAGCATGTGCACGGCTACAGTTAAACAAAATTGCAGTAACCAGTGAACTTTGTCGATGGAACCAAACACGTAAATGTGCTGAACCAgagttattgaaaaaaataaactttaagcgACCAAGAAGAGGAGACTTACCACAGGAAACGTCTAACAACAAAACGGTGGAACAAAATTATACTGTTGGAAACTTTCACAGTGCACAGTTTAAAATTAATCGAAACAAACTTCGCGAATTACAAGAAGTAATGCCTACGGCTTCATTCTTCACCAG TGTCACATTAGATGATGACTTTGAGACACAGTCCATCAATTCCCAAACAGACACGGCTGATGAAAATGATATTAATTGCATTCCAGAGCCACTAACCAGCTTATACGATGCTGAAAGCATTAACTTTTCGcccaaaaaactaaaaattgcaTGTGACAGAAGTTTTcaactttacaaagctacataTGATCAAAAATCATATGATAACATGACAAAGGCTACATCAATGCAAAGTTTAAGTAGTGCTTGGAAAGTTCATAGAGGAGGGAGAATTACTGCATCAAATTTTCACGAGGTGTGTCACAAGAACTTAAATGTGGTTGGAAAAAACTCGCTGTTGAATAAACTTATGAACTACACCACAATAGCCAATACCCCTGCATTAAATTATGGACGGCAATGTGAAAATAAGGCGAGGACACAATTTGAGGAAATTTTTAAGAAAGAGCATACATGTGGCCTATTACGCTTCACTGGGCTTCATGTAAGGGCAGATATTCCCTTTCTTGGTGCATCACCTGATGCGTTAATTAATTGTACTTGTCATGGTGAAGGTTTGTTAGAGATTAAATGTCCGTACAAGTATCGAAATGGCTTATCAGGATGGGAAAATGATAAAGACTTTCCGTTAAATTCAGACATGACAGTGAAGGAGAAACATAAATATTATTACCAAATGCAGGGGCAAATGTTGGTTTCAAACAGAgcattttgttatttctttatttGGACACCTCCGAAGACTGATGATAACTTTTTAATGCTTAAAGTAGAAAAAGAtgataatttttgtaaaaatatgctGGAGAAActaaatcattatttttttacagtacTTCTTTCAGAAGTTGTCACCAGGAAAAACGATGTCTGTTTCGACAACAAGCAACAGCACTACTGTTCCTGCAAGCGCCCATGCTTTGAACCGATGATTGCGTGCGACAACAAAGACTGTGCAACGGAATGGTACCACTACGTCTGTGTCAATATCACGAGAGCTCCTAAAGGGGCATGGCATTGTCCTGATTGTGTGCAAAATAGGAAagagacaaattaa
- the LOC130648066 gene encoding uncharacterized protein LOC130648066 — protein sequence MTLKYRLSYANKEDENHLLKALTLKSKINFVNLNTSLGHKNVCGKYVICRLFDMPDSCCAIQCENRRDGSNKELSFYRFPTNKTEKTKKRRKRWIAALRRKNWPESEIQVDNARICSAHFVTGKKSDDPQHIDYIPSVFSFKPAVKRKSLHDLDRYERLKKRKATSNANLFKKEESVGVQKSKDAEESLVVDEPDFKATADKVVQTIAGIDLIQKYREMSLKTEIKRKDHEIKKLHQQLLQEKSKQKEVEISKLRVQLKQPTCYYNYLKTKPKDLAFLTGVPNAGVFEWIVDMIKENTEIIIQRLGYENHLMIVLMKIKLGLMNRDLSLRFGISEGNISKIFRTWIQPLALLLRNFIVWPDKDAMRSNLPSSFKSFKNCISIIDCTEIFIERPINLTARAQTYSNYKNHNTIKYLIEITPTGTVSFLSAGWGGRASDKTITINSGFLDLVTHGDCVLADRGFLVEEELATRGAVLRIPAFTRGKKQLTARDVDISRQIAHVRIHVERVIGRLKKFKILSSIIPITQVDLTDEIMISVCGLVNLNPSVVTKK from the exons TGGAAAGTACGTCATTTGCAGATTGTTCGACATGCCTGACAGTTGCTGTGCTATACAATGTGAAAATAGAAGAGATGGAAGTAACAAAGAATTGAGTTTTTACAGATTCCCTACTAACAAGACTGAGAAAACGAAGAAACGACGGAAAAGGTGGATAGCTGCGCTAAGGCGAAAGAACTGGCCTGAAAGTGAAATTCAAGTGGATAATGCACGAATCTGTAGTGCCCATTTCGTGACAG GAAAAAAGTCAGATGATCCACAACATATTGACTACATCCCATCAGTTTTCTCTTTTAAACCAGCAGTcaagagaaaaagtttgcaTGATCTTGATCGATatgaaagattaaaaaaaagaaaagctacATCTAATGCTAACCTCTTTAAAAAGGAAGAATCTGTTGGTGTTCAGAAAAGCAAGGATGCTGAGGAAAGTCTAGTAGTAGATGAACCCGACTTTAAAGCAACAGCTGACAAAG tgGTTCAAACAATTGCTGGTATTGACTTAATTCAGAAATATAGGGAGATGTCGTTGAAAACAGAAATAAAGAGAAAGGATCATGAAATTAAAAAGTTACATCAGCAACTACTCCAAGAGAAGTCTAAACAAAAAGAAGTCGAAATTTCAAAATTACGTGTTCAGTTAAAACAACCAACTTGCTATTATAACTATTTGAAGACCAAACCTAAGGACTTGGCTTTTTTAACTGGTGTACCAAATGCAGGTGTTTTTGAATGGATTGTAGATATGATTAAGGAGAATACTGAAATTATAATTCAACGTCTTGGTTATGAAAATCACCTGATGATAGTCCTAATGAAAATTAAGCTTGGGTTAATGAACCGTGACTTAAGCTTAAGATTTGGAATCAGTGAAGGGaatatttctaaaatatttcGTACTTGGATACAACCCTTGGCCTTATTGCTCCGAAATTTTATTGTTTGGCCAGATAAAGATGCAATGCGCTCAAATTTACcatcttcatttaaaagttttaagaaCTGCATTTCCATTATCGATTGCACAGAAATTTTTATAGAAAGACCAATAAACTTAACCGCACGTGCACAGACCTACTCTAACTACAAAAACCACAACACAATAAAATACCTGATTGAAATTACCCCAACTGGTACTGTGAGTTTTCTATCAGCAGGATGGGGAGGTCGTGCATCTGACAAGACTATTACAATCAATTCCGGCTTTTTGGACTTAGTTACGCATGGAGATTGTGTACTTGCGGATAGAGGTTTTTTAGTTGAAGAGGAGCTTGCAACCCGTGGTGCTGTGTTACGTATACCTGCATTTACTAGGGGTAAAAAACAGCTAACAGCACGTGATGTTGACATCTCACGACAAATTGCACATGTGCGAATACATGTTGAGCGAGTAATTGGTAGACTTAAGAAATTTAAGATCCTGTCATCCATAATCCCTATAACACAGGTGGATTTGACTGATGAAATAATGATATCAGTCTGTGGACTAGTAAATTTAAATCCAAGtgttgtaacaaaaaaatag